In one Xyrauchen texanus isolate HMW12.3.18 chromosome 18, RBS_HiC_50CHRs, whole genome shotgun sequence genomic region, the following are encoded:
- the LOC127659279 gene encoding zinc finger protein 239: MSHASERRPHNCGLCGKSFAQISTLTKHQQMHTGKKPYKCPYCDKCFSLSSGLVLHKRSHAGEKPHTCRLCTKTFISSAHLTLHLRSHTGERKYKCNICSKMFMQPSQLMCHKTIHTGEKPFKCPECNKCFGRASHLKTHRRLHTGEKPFRCTQCDRAFTQKAGLVIHQRLHTGERPFKCDKCGKAFRTSAHLLKHQALELDEGAYICATCHKGFRSVSALKQHEKSHQSSGSLCCGVCSRAFVPSSYMQLKLQIRNKELLYHCKVCNKTFVKISTFEKHCNKHHMKMDRQEDNTVEEEDAHDPPFELHTAASSTSDVNTRSKTRTKCWIKTENS; encoded by the coding sequence ATGTCCCACGCTTCCGAGCGTCGACCCCACAATTGTGGCCTTTGTGGTAAGTCATTCGCCCAGATATCCACGCTCACCAAGCACCAGCAAATGCACACTGGAAAGAAGCCCTACAAATGCCCCTACTGTGACAAATGTTTCAGCCTTTCTTCCGGCCTGGTTCTGCATAAACGAAGCCATGCTGGAGAGAAGCCTCACACCTGCCGGCTTTGCACCAAGACCTTCATCTCCTCCGCTCACCTGACACTACACCTGCGCTCACACACAGGAGAAAGGAAGTACAAATGCAATATATGTTCCAAAATGTTCATGCAGCCCTCCCAACTTATGTGCCACAAGACGATACATACCGGCGAGAAGCCTTTCAAATGCCCTGAATGCAACAAGTGCTTTGGTCGTGCGTCGCACCTGAAAACCCATCGTAGGCTTCACACAGGTGAAAAGCCTTTCAGATGTACACAGTGTGACAGGGCTTTTACACAGAAGGCCGGACTTGTTATACACCAGCGTCTGCACACAGGTGAGCGCCCTTTTAAATGCGACAAGTGTGGTAAGGCCTTCCGCACCTCAGCCCACCTGCTTAAACATCAGGCTCTAGAGCTAGATGAGGGCGCGTACATCTGTGCCACATGCCACAAGGGTTTCAGGTCAGTGTCTGCATTAAAACAACATGAGAAGAGCCACCAGAGCAGTGGGTCACTCTGCTGTGGTGTGTGCTCGAGGGCATTTGTTCCCTCCTCTTATATGCAGCTGAAACTGCAGATACGCAACAAAGAGCTGCTCTACCATTGCAAGGTGTGCAACAAAACATTTGTAAAGATATCTACCTTTGAGAAACACTGCAATAAGCACCACATGAAGATGGACAGGCAAGAGGACAATACTGTAGAAGAGGAAGACGCACATGATCCACCATTTGAGCTGCATACCGCAGCATCCTCAACATCAGATGTCAACACACGTTCAAAAACGAGAACCAAATGTTGGATTAAAACGGAAAACTCATAA